The following coding sequences lie in one Cannabis sativa cultivar Pink pepper isolate KNU-18-1 chromosome 5, ASM2916894v1, whole genome shotgun sequence genomic window:
- the LOC133037677 gene encoding uncharacterized protein LOC133037677 — translation MRDITAHLKKLDVIIPDTFLVHYILHNLPSQYGPFKISYNTHKEKWTINELMTMCVQEEARLLQEQGESVHLTTQPKKRKPFKKNKGKKPMAPKAAIKKDSIKCFFCKQKGHAKKECSQFKKWMDDKGYSKSKEASGK, via the exons atgagggacatcactgctcatttgaagaaactcgacgttatcattcctgataccttcctggttcattacatccttcacaatcttccttcacagtatgggcctttcaaaatttcctacaacacacataaagaaaaatggactatcaatgaattgatgaccatgtgtgttcaagaggaagccaggctcctacaggagcaaggagaaagtgttcacctgaccactcaacctaagaaacgcaagccattcaagaagaacaaagggaaaaagcccatggctcccaaggctgccataaagaaagattccatcaaatgtttcttttgtaaacaaaagggacatgcgaaaaaggagtgcagccagttcaagaaatggatggatgacaaag gatattcaaaatctaaggaagccagtggcaagtga